The following coding sequences lie in one Candidatus Eremiobacterota bacterium genomic window:
- a CDS encoding helix-turn-helix domain-containing protein — MTHFDDLPDLLTVKELQEFLRLGRNRTYELLKSRAIPSIRLGQKFLVPRQGVREFLARSGEPVATGTPVKGHA, encoded by the coding sequence GTGACTCACTTTGACGATCTTCCTGACCTCCTCACGGTTAAGGAGCTTCAGGAGTTTCTGCGCTTGGGTCGCAACAGGACGTACGAGCTGCTTAAGAGCCGGGCAATCCCGAGCATCCGGCTCGGGCAAAAGTTCCTCGTGCCGCGGCAAGGCGTGCGGGAGTTCTTGGCACGCTCCGGCGAACCCGTGGCGACCGGAACCCCCGTGAAAGGACACGCCTAA
- a CDS encoding lytic transglycosylase domain-containing protein gives MMFHSVTLAALIAHCASNVAPATMAAIVNVESGGNSLAIGDNTAGRSYYPRDRETAESLARRLLEAGHSIDAGIAQIDSMNFAGFGVTVHSIFDPCINLSIGARILAADYSFAARRYRDAQVALRHAIGMYNTGRVDAGARYVSHVLAAAGIQDGYTRGPRIMTQREARRAPLLVRVAVAQRRSPIPHRSPISPSQAPILVTVARTPHVKIF, from the coding sequence ATGATGTTCCATTCGGTTACTCTCGCAGCGCTTATTGCGCATTGTGCGTCTAACGTTGCGCCCGCAACGATGGCGGCGATCGTCAATGTCGAGAGCGGCGGCAACTCGTTGGCGATTGGCGACAACACCGCCGGCCGATCGTACTACCCACGCGACCGCGAGACTGCCGAGTCTTTGGCACGTCGGCTACTGGAAGCGGGGCATTCGATCGACGCCGGTATCGCACAGATCGACAGCATGAACTTCGCCGGCTTCGGCGTGACGGTGCATTCGATCTTCGATCCATGTATCAATCTCAGCATCGGTGCGAGGATCCTCGCCGCCGACTACTCGTTCGCGGCGCGGAGGTATCGCGATGCTCAGGTCGCGCTCCGCCACGCCATCGGCATGTACAACACCGGGCGCGTCGATGCTGGGGCACGCTACGTTTCCCATGTGCTCGCCGCGGCCGGAATTCAGGACGGCTACACTCGCGGCCCACGTATCATGACGCAGCGCGAGGCGAGGCGCGCCCCGCTCCTTGTACGCGTCGCAGTTGCGCAACGCAGATCGCCAATCCCGCATCGGTCGCCAATCTCTCCTTCACAGGCGCCCATCCTCGTTACGGTTGCGCGGACACCGCACGTAAAGATCTTCTAG
- the traF gene encoding conjugative transfer signal peptidase TraF, which produces MKTRARCIVRIVVYAAIIVFIGYMIVSLHIRFNVTSSMAVGVYRLVPSPKNGVRRGMLVAACAPPDAAELGRRRAYLGSGLCASGTELLLKVVVAAAGDEIALSGAGVSVNGCLLPNSRPLSHDAAGRRLWSWPHKQFLLTQRQLWLYADNVRSWDSRYWGPVPVADILAKVVPVLTLSVAPAVRSTTPAVMSLTCIARRRHGGAQHNFSARVTYLDSKENPR; this is translated from the coding sequence GTGAAGACGCGAGCACGTTGCATCGTACGAATTGTCGTTTATGCCGCGATAATCGTTTTCATCGGATACATGATCGTTTCGCTTCATATACGGTTCAACGTCACGTCGAGCATGGCGGTTGGCGTCTATCGGCTCGTGCCGTCGCCGAAGAACGGAGTTCGCCGTGGTATGTTGGTCGCCGCCTGCGCGCCGCCTGACGCAGCGGAGCTTGGCCGGCGTCGCGCGTATCTCGGCTCGGGCCTTTGCGCGTCAGGCACGGAACTTCTGCTAAAGGTCGTCGTCGCCGCCGCCGGCGACGAAATCGCGCTTTCAGGCGCGGGCGTCTCCGTTAATGGATGCCTCCTGCCGAATAGCCGCCCGCTCTCGCACGACGCCGCTGGGCGGCGGCTATGGTCGTGGCCTCACAAGCAGTTCCTGCTCACGCAGCGCCAGCTTTGGCTGTACGCTGACAACGTCCGAAGCTGGGATTCCCGCTATTGGGGTCCGGTGCCAGTAGCGGACATCCTTGCGAAAGTCGTTCCCGTGCTGACCTTATCCGTTGCTCCCGCGGTGCGATCGACCACACCAGCTGTGATGTCACTCACTTGCATTGCACGCCGACGGCACGGTGGAGCTCAACATAATTTCAGCGCACGTGTAACCTATCTCGACTCCAAGGAAAACCCAAGGTGA
- a CDS encoding DUF2384 domain-containing protein: MTVLAYPETRYTAADPVDLSAPEERRRLGPSALKAFFNIAKAWDLRDEDAMRLLGGVPSSTYYAMKKSPRRTVDADTMLRISYFIGIFKALNILHSKALADRWVTLANRNPIFRGATPLDYMVRGGIPAIQLVRRLLDARRGGL, encoded by the coding sequence ATGACCGTACTCGCCTATCCGGAAACCCGCTACACCGCGGCCGATCCCGTCGACCTCAGTGCACCGGAGGAGCGCCGGCGGCTGGGGCCATCGGCCCTGAAGGCCTTCTTCAACATCGCCAAGGCTTGGGATTTGCGCGATGAGGACGCGATGCGGCTCTTGGGCGGCGTCCCAAGCAGCACGTATTATGCGATGAAAAAATCGCCGCGACGCACCGTCGACGCCGATACGATGCTTCGAATCTCCTACTTCATCGGCATTTTCAAGGCGCTCAACATCCTTCACAGTAAAGCGCTGGCCGACCGCTGGGTCACGCTGGCGAATCGCAACCCGATCTTTCGCGGCGCGACACCGCTTGATTACATGGTTCGCGGCGGCATCCCGGCGATACAACTCGTTCGCCGGCTCCTTGACGCCCGTCGTGGCGGTCTCTAA
- a CDS encoding FAD-dependent oxidoreductase, whose translation MITADTLARIPLFESAEEGALTTIVERSADVRVAAGDWAVLEGEAAAFYVVLKGKLEIVKVIGGAEHVVDVVERGGFFGEVPLLLGSGFLSSIRAIEPSRLMRLDAIEFHELVARCPDANRQILASMARRIIGLQHASIETPVATVTVIGHRWDFECYDLRDFLGRNHVGFRWIDPDHAGAANEANLPADLLHGGRYPVVVYPDGSHAVAPSYTELAQHLGLQTAPHETIYDVTIVGAGPAGLAAAVYGASEGLRTVLVESRAPGGQAGTSSRIENYLGFPAGIAGDDLSSRAFRQARRFGAEIVITRRAAKIEPRQAPSVTHAVLLDCGDRIETKAIVLAIGVTWRRLSVPGIDDLLGRGVYYGAARTEALGARGKDVFLVGGGNSAGQAAMLFSGYARSVTLLVRGDKLDSSMSYYLIDELRRKENVRIELQCEVTAVVGTSHLESIEVKYKGGERKNLRADALFVLIGAEAETAWLPSELIRDSLGFICTGRDVVDLLRSDGARTRDPYLLETSIPGIFAVGDVRHGSMKRVASSVGEGSMAIALVHQYISELSPTAIDSARNAG comes from the coding sequence ATGATTACCGCCGACACGCTCGCGCGGATCCCGCTCTTCGAATCGGCAGAGGAAGGCGCGCTGACGACAATCGTGGAGCGCAGCGCCGACGTTCGCGTTGCAGCCGGCGATTGGGCAGTCCTCGAGGGCGAAGCGGCTGCGTTTTACGTCGTTCTGAAAGGCAAACTCGAAATCGTGAAGGTCATCGGCGGCGCGGAGCACGTCGTCGATGTGGTGGAGCGGGGCGGATTCTTTGGCGAGGTGCCGTTGCTGCTCGGCTCGGGCTTTCTTTCGAGTATACGGGCGATCGAGCCGTCACGCTTGATGCGACTCGACGCGATCGAGTTTCACGAGCTCGTTGCGCGATGCCCGGACGCGAACCGGCAGATCTTGGCCTCGATGGCGCGCCGCATCATTGGACTGCAACATGCATCGATCGAAACGCCGGTGGCGACCGTCACGGTCATCGGCCATCGCTGGGATTTTGAATGTTACGATCTGCGTGATTTTCTTGGGCGCAATCACGTCGGATTCCGCTGGATCGATCCCGACCACGCCGGCGCCGCTAACGAGGCGAACCTCCCTGCCGACCTGCTCCACGGCGGGCGCTATCCCGTCGTGGTTTATCCGGACGGATCGCATGCAGTCGCACCATCGTATACCGAGCTTGCGCAACACCTCGGTTTGCAGACTGCACCGCATGAAACTATTTACGACGTAACAATTGTCGGCGCCGGCCCCGCTGGATTGGCGGCGGCGGTCTACGGCGCTTCCGAAGGCTTGCGGACCGTTCTCGTTGAGTCCCGCGCACCTGGCGGACAAGCCGGAACATCGTCGCGCATCGAAAACTATCTCGGTTTTCCGGCGGGAATCGCGGGTGACGACCTGAGCTCGCGTGCCTTTCGCCAAGCGCGTCGATTCGGTGCGGAGATTGTTATTACACGTCGAGCAGCAAAGATCGAGCCTCGTCAAGCGCCGAGCGTAACCCACGCGGTTCTCTTGGATTGCGGCGATCGCATCGAAACCAAGGCGATCGTTCTCGCGATCGGTGTGACCTGGCGCCGGCTCTCCGTTCCGGGCATCGACGATCTGCTTGGGCGCGGCGTCTACTACGGCGCGGCGCGCACGGAGGCGCTGGGCGCACGCGGGAAAGACGTCTTTCTGGTCGGCGGCGGAAACTCGGCGGGACAAGCGGCGATGCTGTTCTCGGGCTACGCGCGCAGCGTGACCCTTCTCGTGCGCGGCGACAAGCTGGACTCGAGCATGTCGTACTATCTTATCGATGAGTTGCGGCGAAAAGAAAACGTTCGCATCGAACTACAATGCGAGGTAACCGCCGTCGTCGGCACCAGCCATTTGGAATCGATCGAAGTGAAATACAAAGGCGGCGAACGAAAAAATCTGCGGGCCGACGCACTGTTCGTTTTGATCGGGGCCGAAGCAGAGACAGCGTGGCTGCCAAGCGAACTGATACGCGATTCGCTCGGCTTCATCTGCACCGGGCGCGACGTGGTCGACCTGCTACGCTCTGACGGCGCGAGAACGCGGGATCCATACCTGCTGGAAACAAGCATTCCCGGCATCTTCGCGGTGGGCGACGTTCGCCACGGTTCGATGAAGCGCGTCGCCTCGTCCGTCGGGGAGGGAAGCATGGCAATCGCGCTCGTCCATCAGTACATTAGCGAGCTTTCGCCCACGGCCATTGACAGCGCGCGCAACGCTGGGTAG
- a CDS encoding bifunctional YncE family protein/alkaline phosphatase family protein, with protein sequence MTSGCPIVRSASLIALLCCIAASSGSAELPNGQTITPLAAPGALQLPLSTGLRADGDADAAGATSLALSPDGSTLLLLTSGFNAQYFYADGRAIRFPVADPLTGLASSVTTDVTQWIFVYRVGAGGELQFSQHIAIPQAFVGLAWAPDSRHFYVSGGIDDRIAVYALQNDAFELDPPEILLGHNSNASAPLPRYDGGILAQTVAGKRAAQALGFSAMSAGLSVSADGRRLAVANMQNDSVSLIDTEARKVVSEIPLYRAGETQPHGEYPYGVAVLAAPDELMQRVYVSCMRDGEVDVVRFIADKPTIGRIEVGGEPNSMLLSADRSHLYVANGDLDEVDVIDTASDGLAQRISIDRPNQHYRGANPNALALDERAQRLYVTLGGENAVAVIDLATTRLVGRIPTGWYPTAIAAFAGRLAVADAKGPAGPNPGMSTLHMDAADRAFNPTHRNEYVLSLEKANLLSMPIPSDADLGTLSRTVDANNRFAPHPAMSATIAALRGKIQHVIYVMKENRTYDQVLGDLKGADGDPRIVVFPYPVTPNHHNLAAQFVTLDNFETSGDVSSDGWNWSQQGRANEFTMRVVPLAYAADGIPNDFNGQNRGITTAYPDAGGHDQFDARITTLLDPTGSSSILPGSKDIAATGYIWDSVLAAGKSVRHYGMYADATYYQRGTPFYIPIVRNAYSQRVPQAPPSRQALLGRSDLFYRGWDLNTPDRYRYEEWKREFDGYVRRGDLPAFESVELMMDHFGQFQSNVAGLNTPELQISDNDYALGRLIEAVSHSRYWKDTAIFVLEDDSQAGPDHVNPHRSIAYVISAYTRRHAVVHARYNTMTMLKTIEELLGVDSLGIFDANAPDMGDAFTTALDVEDRYVATIPGDLCRAPVDRTLIPECASTNRPRTAAVQLHHNGAWWIARTAGMNFNRPDAVDPRRFNALLQFGLR encoded by the coding sequence ATGACATCCGGGTGTCCGATTGTAAGAAGCGCGTCGCTGATTGCGCTGCTCTGCTGCATTGCGGCGTCGAGCGGTTCTGCGGAACTGCCGAACGGCCAAACGATCACGCCGCTTGCGGCGCCGGGTGCCTTGCAACTTCCATTGTCGACCGGCCTGCGCGCCGACGGCGACGCCGATGCAGCCGGCGCGACGTCGCTCGCGTTAAGCCCAGACGGCTCGACCTTGTTGCTGCTCACCAGCGGCTTCAACGCACAGTATTTTTATGCAGACGGCCGTGCCATTCGCTTTCCGGTGGCCGATCCGCTCACCGGCCTCGCTTCAAGCGTTACGACCGACGTAACGCAATGGATCTTCGTCTATCGCGTCGGGGCCGGCGGCGAATTGCAGTTTTCGCAGCACATTGCGATTCCTCAAGCGTTCGTAGGGCTCGCATGGGCACCCGACAGCCGGCACTTTTACGTTTCCGGCGGCATCGACGATCGCATAGCGGTTTACGCGCTGCAGAACGATGCGTTCGAACTCGACCCGCCCGAAATTCTCCTCGGCCACAACAGCAACGCCAGTGCACCGCTGCCGCGCTACGATGGGGGAATCCTCGCTCAAACCGTCGCCGGCAAACGTGCTGCACAAGCGCTCGGCTTCAGCGCGATGAGCGCAGGACTTTCGGTAAGCGCTGACGGCCGGCGCCTGGCCGTTGCCAACATGCAAAACGATTCGGTTTCGCTGATTGATACAGAGGCGCGCAAAGTCGTGAGCGAGATTCCGCTCTACCGGGCCGGCGAGACCCAACCGCACGGCGAGTATCCGTATGGCGTCGCGGTGCTCGCCGCACCCGACGAACTGATGCAGCGAGTTTACGTCAGCTGCATGCGCGATGGCGAAGTTGACGTCGTACGATTCATCGCCGACAAGCCAACCATCGGTCGAATCGAAGTCGGCGGCGAACCGAATTCGATGCTGCTCTCGGCCGACCGGTCGCATCTGTACGTCGCCAACGGCGACCTCGACGAAGTCGACGTCATCGATACTGCAAGCGATGGCCTCGCGCAACGAATCAGCATCGACCGCCCGAATCAACACTATCGCGGCGCGAATCCGAACGCGCTCGCACTGGACGAACGCGCGCAGCGGCTTTACGTTACGCTCGGCGGCGAAAACGCGGTGGCCGTGATCGATCTTGCGACGACCCGCCTCGTGGGCCGTATCCCGACGGGGTGGTATCCGACGGCGATCGCGGCCTTCGCTGGGCGATTGGCCGTCGCCGACGCCAAAGGGCCGGCCGGGCCGAACCCCGGCATGTCGACCTTGCATATGGATGCGGCCGATCGCGCGTTCAATCCAACGCACCGAAACGAATACGTTCTCTCGCTGGAAAAGGCAAATCTGCTTTCGATGCCGATTCCCAGCGACGCCGATTTGGGCACGCTCAGCCGCACCGTCGACGCGAACAACCGATTTGCCCCGCATCCAGCGATGAGTGCGACGATCGCCGCGCTGCGCGGCAAGATCCAACACGTGATCTACGTCATGAAGGAGAATCGCACGTACGATCAAGTGCTGGGCGACCTCAAGGGAGCGGACGGCGATCCGCGCATCGTCGTCTTTCCTTATCCTGTGACGCCGAATCACCACAACCTTGCCGCGCAATTCGTTACGCTCGACAACTTCGAAACCAGCGGCGACGTCAGCTCCGACGGCTGGAACTGGAGCCAGCAGGGCCGCGCAAACGAATTTACAATGCGCGTCGTGCCGCTCGCCTATGCAGCCGACGGCATCCCAAATGATTTCAACGGTCAGAACCGCGGCATCACCACCGCGTATCCAGACGCCGGCGGTCACGATCAGTTCGATGCGCGAATCACGACGTTGCTCGATCCGACCGGTTCGTCGTCGATTCTACCCGGCAGTAAAGATATCGCCGCAACGGGCTACATTTGGGATTCGGTATTGGCTGCTGGAAAGAGCGTGCGTCACTACGGTATGTATGCCGACGCCACATACTATCAGCGCGGCACCCCGTTCTACATTCCGATCGTCCGTAATGCTTACTCGCAGCGAGTGCCTCAAGCTCCGCCGTCGCGCCAAGCGCTACTTGGCCGCAGCGATCTTTTTTATCGCGGCTGGGACCTCAATACGCCCGACCGCTATCGCTACGAAGAGTGGAAGCGCGAGTTTGACGGCTACGTCCGCCGCGGCGACCTGCCGGCGTTCGAATCGGTCGAACTAATGATGGATCACTTCGGGCAGTTCCAGAGCAACGTTGCCGGGCTCAACACCCCCGAGCTGCAAATTTCCGACAACGATTACGCGTTGGGGCGTCTCATCGAAGCCGTTTCGCACTCCCGATATTGGAAAGACACCGCGATCTTCGTGCTGGAAGACGACTCGCAGGCAGGCCCGGATCATGTCAACCCGCACCGCTCGATTGCGTACGTGATCTCAGCCTACACGCGCCGGCATGCCGTCGTGCACGCGCGCTACAATACGATGACGATGCTCAAGACGATCGAAGAGTTGCTGGGCGTCGATTCACTGGGAATCTTTGACGCCAACGCGCCGGACATGGGCGATGCGTTCACCACGGCGCTCGACGTTGAGGATCGCTACGTGGCGACGATTCCAGGCGACCTCTGCCGGGCGCCGGTCGATCGCACGCTCATACCCGAATGCGCCTCGACCAATCGCCCGCGCACCGCTGCGGTGCAACTGCACCACAATGGTGCGTGGTGGATTGCGCGGACCGCCGGCATGAACTTCAACCGGCCCGACGCCGTCGATCCGCGCCGTTTTAATGCATTACTGCAGTTTGGCTTGCGATAG
- a CDS encoding site-specific integrase, whose translation MKRVGPKRYRYAYEGPRVNGKRQQLTGTFYDLDKTEAEAKLAKLEAEAHGGEQVCNPNLTLKQLLDEFMEKKKLTLAVSTYERYAMLARLYIIPKLGDIKVRDMRQSDLANAYCKLLVNGSGKTPVSGRTARHAHDLIRCVLNFGVRCDLVTRNVATLIPSEDLPKAPKPEPNALSEDEIKRLLQAARTPSGRSFKRSYLTAEPWFAPAVAFSIYTGARRGETLAIRWSDLDLVAKSVTIRRSLADTKTAGCFFKGPKNGKARTIALPAPLVSILAKHRCAQELERGALGKNYAESDLVFARPDGSLVTPWCYTAAVKRLAKRAEVKPFSLHDLRDTHASLLAKNGVPLEVVSKRLGHSTIGVTAERYLHVYSDRDAAAASALDALAG comes from the coding sequence TTGAAACGAGTCGGGCCCAAACGCTACCGTTACGCCTACGAAGGTCCGAGAGTCAACGGCAAGCGGCAGCAGCTAACCGGCACGTTCTACGATCTAGACAAAACGGAGGCCGAAGCTAAACTTGCAAAGCTCGAAGCAGAAGCGCACGGCGGTGAGCAGGTATGCAATCCGAATCTAACCTTGAAGCAACTGCTAGACGAGTTTATGGAGAAAAAGAAGCTAACTCTAGCTGTCTCTACTTACGAACGATATGCGATGCTAGCAAGGCTCTACATCATCCCGAAGCTCGGTGACATAAAGGTGCGAGATATGCGCCAAAGCGATCTCGCTAATGCCTATTGCAAGCTGCTGGTCAACGGGAGCGGCAAAACACCTGTCTCGGGCCGCACGGCGCGCCACGCCCACGATCTCATCCGTTGCGTCCTGAACTTTGGCGTCAGGTGCGATCTCGTCACTCGAAACGTGGCGACACTCATTCCTTCGGAGGATTTGCCAAAAGCTCCCAAGCCTGAACCTAACGCTCTCAGCGAAGACGAGATAAAGCGACTTCTCCAAGCCGCTAGGACTCCGTCGGGTCGATCGTTCAAGCGGTCGTATCTGACAGCGGAGCCGTGGTTCGCGCCTGCCGTCGCTTTCAGTATCTACACTGGAGCACGTAGGGGCGAAACGCTCGCGATTCGTTGGAGCGATCTCGACCTGGTCGCTAAGTCGGTCACGATACGCCGGTCACTCGCTGATACCAAAACCGCCGGATGCTTCTTCAAAGGTCCAAAAAACGGTAAGGCTCGCACGATCGCGCTGCCTGCACCGCTTGTTTCAATCTTGGCGAAGCACCGCTGCGCGCAAGAACTGGAACGCGGAGCACTCGGCAAGAATTACGCGGAGAGCGATCTCGTATTCGCTCGACCAGACGGCTCGCTCGTCACGCCTTGGTGCTACACCGCGGCGGTCAAGCGACTGGCTAAACGAGCCGAGGTAAAGCCATTCAGCCTGCACGACCTACGGGACACTCACGCCAGTCTCTTGGCTAAGAACGGCGTGCCCTTAGAAGTCGTCAGCAAACGACTCGGCCACTCAACTATTGGGGTGACGGCCGAGCGATACTTGCATGTCTATTCGGACCGGGATGCGGCAGCGGCCAGCGCGTTAGACGCGCTAGCCGGCTGA
- a CDS encoding RES family NAD+ phosphorylase, whose product MAVSKNFPPVALVRRHDTHRLIASKYGESVLARIADSNRHLDDIFKLDIATNERTLVEAGISGGLDVHELVFGLPYSHMVNAAFTHPHPLGSRFNGPDRGVWYCGFEIETSMAEIAFHKTIDLLEIGVLEDDVTFDDYTADFSAEFHDLRSSRKRFAPYLNPDSYVASQKLGEELLAAGSLGVVYPSVRHRGGTCIACFRPALVMNVAKKATYRFVWSGTATPEISTASATRRN is encoded by the coding sequence GTGGCGGTCTCTAAGAACTTCCCGCCGGTCGCCCTCGTCCGCCGTCACGACACGCATCGTTTGATCGCGTCGAAGTACGGCGAGAGCGTGCTGGCCCGCATCGCCGACTCGAACCGGCATCTCGACGACATTTTCAAGCTCGACATCGCAACCAACGAGCGAACGCTCGTGGAGGCCGGAATTTCCGGCGGTCTCGACGTTCACGAGCTCGTCTTCGGTCTTCCCTACTCTCACATGGTCAACGCGGCGTTCACGCATCCGCACCCGCTCGGCAGCCGCTTCAATGGACCGGACCGCGGGGTTTGGTACTGCGGCTTTGAGATCGAAACGTCGATGGCCGAGATCGCGTTTCACAAGACGATCGACCTGTTGGAAATCGGCGTCCTCGAGGATGACGTGACCTTCGACGATTACACGGCCGATTTCAGCGCCGAGTTCCACGACCTCCGAAGCTCGCGCAAACGCTTTGCGCCGTATTTGAACCCCGATAGTTACGTCGCTTCCCAGAAGCTCGGCGAAGAGCTCTTGGCGGCGGGTTCGCTGGGCGTCGTGTATCCGAGCGTGCGCCATCGCGGGGGAACGTGCATCGCCTGTTTTCGTCCCGCACTCGTGATGAACGTCGCAAAGAAAGCCACGTACCGCTTCGTGTGGAGCGGCACGGCCACACCCGAGATTTCTACTGCTTCGGCGACGCGACGAAACTAA
- a CDS encoding DUF1003 domain-containing protein, whose protein sequence is MVKNNKSAQAPLDRAVQSLADVQAQHLQELPRSQLGIEWLTDRIGRPWFAYAVVGFIAVWIGVDTLLARHGRFDAASFPILQLLMGALSLVMASFILITENRQGTIAEKRAQLTLQLSLANEERTAKIIALLEELRQDDPSLPDRHDEEARQMAEAIDLKTAIEKMEEAESAVKDRSQL, encoded by the coding sequence ATGGTAAAGAACAATAAGTCGGCCCAGGCACCGCTCGACCGCGCCGTGCAATCGCTGGCCGACGTGCAAGCCCAACACCTTCAAGAGCTTCCTCGGTCGCAACTTGGCATCGAATGGCTCACCGACCGGATCGGCCGGCCGTGGTTTGCCTATGCCGTTGTGGGATTCATTGCCGTTTGGATTGGCGTCGATACCCTGCTCGCGCGCCATGGGCGGTTCGACGCGGCGAGCTTTCCAATTTTGCAGCTCCTCATGGGCGCGCTCTCGCTCGTCATGGCCTCCTTCATTTTGATCACCGAGAACCGCCAAGGCACGATCGCGGAAAAGCGCGCTCAGCTGACCTTGCAGCTCTCGCTGGCCAACGAAGAACGCACCGCGAAAATCATCGCTCTGTTGGAGGAGCTTCGCCAGGACGATCCGTCCTTGCCGGATCGCCACGACGAAGAGGCACGCCAAATGGCGGAAGCAATCGACCTCAAAACGGCCATCGAAAAAATGGAAGAAGCCGAGAGTGCCGTGAAGGATCGCTCGCAATTATAG
- the eno gene encoding phosphopyruvate hydratase: MIEGVHAREVLDSRGNPTVAVAVATSFGAVEEAMVPSGASTGENEAVELRDGDTSRYGGKGVRRAVQAINDILGPAIEGIDATAQREIDLLLVQLDGTSNKSKLGANAILGVSLAVARAAAASFSMPLFRYLGGAAAATLPVPMMNVINGGKHAQGALEFQECMIAPLGAPSEAEAIRCGSEVFHAIGAILHERGLPTLVGDEGGYAPPLETPHQALDLIVAGIERAGYSPGSDVAIALDPASSEFYRDGKYYPLSRDAAAGIDDMIALYTQLCDRYPIVSIEDGLAQSDWSGWQRLTEALGKRVQLVGDDLFVTNVEFLERGISEASANAILIKVNQIGTLTETLDCIAMAQKAGYGVVISHRSGETEDTTIADLAVATGAGQIKTGSLSRSDRNAKYNRLMGIEEQLGQAARYAGARTFSRPISFVASPKQ; this comes from the coding sequence CTGATTGAAGGTGTCCACGCCCGCGAAGTGCTCGACTCGCGCGGCAACCCGACCGTCGCGGTTGCCGTCGCGACGAGCTTCGGCGCGGTCGAAGAGGCAATGGTTCCCTCCGGTGCGTCGACCGGCGAGAACGAGGCCGTCGAACTGCGCGACGGGGACACATCGCGCTATGGCGGCAAAGGCGTGCGCAGAGCGGTGCAGGCCATCAACGACATCCTCGGACCGGCGATCGAAGGCATCGATGCGACCGCGCAGCGCGAGATCGATCTGCTGCTCGTCCAGCTGGACGGAACGTCGAACAAATCAAAGCTCGGCGCAAACGCAATCCTCGGCGTCTCCCTCGCGGTCGCCAGGGCCGCGGCGGCAAGTTTCTCGATGCCGCTTTTTCGCTATTTAGGCGGAGCAGCGGCCGCGACGCTTCCGGTTCCGATGATGAACGTGATCAACGGCGGCAAGCATGCGCAAGGGGCGCTCGAGTTCCAAGAATGCATGATCGCGCCGCTCGGGGCGCCCAGCGAAGCCGAGGCGATTCGTTGCGGCTCCGAAGTCTTTCATGCGATCGGCGCCATTCTGCACGAACGCGGGCTTCCGACCCTCGTTGGCGACGAAGGCGGTTACGCGCCGCCGCTGGAGACGCCGCACCAGGCGCTCGATCTAATCGTCGCCGGAATCGAACGCGCGGGATATTCGCCGGGAAGCGATGTCGCTATTGCGCTCGACCCCGCATCAAGCGAGTTTTACCGCGATGGCAAGTATTATCCGCTCTCGCGCGATGCTGCCGCCGGCATCGACGACATGATCGCGCTGTATACGCAACTTTGCGACCGGTATCCGATCGTTTCCATCGAAGATGGCCTCGCGCAGAGCGACTGGTCGGGTTGGCAAAGACTCACGGAAGCGCTGGGCAAGCGCGTGCAGTTGGTCGGCGACGATCTCTTCGTGACGAACGTGGAGTTTCTGGAACGCGGAATATCCGAAGCTTCCGCCAATGCGATCCTTATCAAAGTCAATCAGATTGGCACCCTCACCGAAACGCTCGACTGTATTGCGATGGCGCAGAAGGCGGGTTATGGCGTCGTGATCTCGCATCGTTCCGGCGAAACGGAGGATACGACGATCGCCGACTTGGCGGTTGCGACCGGCGCGGGACAGATCAAGACCGGCTCGCTTTCGCGTAGCGACCGAAACGCGAAGTACAACCGGCTGATGGGCATCGAAGAGCAGCTGGGCCAAGCAGCGCGCTACGCGGGCGCCCGAACTTTTTCCCGACCGATTAGTTTCGTCGCGTCGCCGAAGCAGTAG